The sequence below is a genomic window from Nostoc flagelliforme CCNUN1.
TGCCAGCTTAAACCTAATGTTTGACAAGAGCTTTAAACATAGAGGTATTTTAACAGAGATACTTTTATCAAATTTTGGCTGCTATCACTAAATCTATAAGGCTGGCTGATAGAAGTGCAACATGCTTAAGCTTAACTATACACTTAGAATTTTAAGCAACATAAAGCACTTTTAAAATTAAAAGGATATTTATAATTTATACAATATAATTGAATTTTTCTATTGATACCAAGCTTTCATAGACAAGGCTTAGGCAGATAGAACATTTTCAAGTTTGTAAAATCAGGGTAATAAATTTAAGTATGCAAGAACAAATAAAACCGGGTTTACACGCCCAAGTGCAACGTAAATTATACATATTGAGCGACGAAGAAGAAAAAATTCTTCAGAAGTTTGGTAATGAATGGTTTGTAACTAGGCTCGATGGTTTAAAAATCGGAGACAGAAGTGAATACAAGTATGCCTTAATTAAAGCACCTAAAAATTATCAGGAGCTTTTTAATTTTGAAAGAGAATTAATTATTATTTTTAGTGATTATGAGTCTTTTCAGCCTAGATCAACTGACGCGATTGATGCTGTTTCAGATCAAATTCAAGATTTAAGAATAGACAAAATATGTAGTGTTATGTTGAGTAAAGACGATAAAATAGAAGAAAAAATCAGAAATTATTTAAAGGAATCTCAAGAATCTCAGGTTATAGTTCCAATATCTTATAGCGAAATTTTGAATAATTATAGTGATTCTTATTTCTTAAGAAATAAATTTAAAACCAATTTTTATACAAGGGACTTATTTGATTTTCAATCACCATTAAAAAAAGATTTATACTTTTTTGGTAGAACCGATATTATTAACAAAATAGTAAATAGACATTTTTCAAATGAAAATTCAGGGTTATTTGGCTTACGGAAAACAGGAAAGACTTCTGTAATTTTTGGAATTCAAAGGGCACTAGATAAAATAGGTGCAAACTCGATTTTGATTAGTTGCGATGATCCCAGCTTTCAACAAAGGAGATGGAATAAATGTTTACATTATATAATTGTAGAAATCGATAAAAAATATAAATTAAATTTACCATTACAAAAAGAAGATAAATATACAGAAGAAAATGCTTCTCAACTTTTTGCCGAAGAAATTTGCAAAATATATCATATTTTTAAAGAAAAAAGCATTTTAATCATATTTGATGAAATCGAACGTATAACTTTTAATATTTCTAGTGTTACACACTGGGAGAAAAAATTTGATTTTATATTTTTCTGGCAAACTTTAAGAGCTAATTTCCAAAAATTAAATAATTTACATATTATTTAACCTCTATAATTAAAGATTCAAATACGTTCTTAGCAAGCAAAAAGTATAATCACCCTCTATCCCCTATGGATATTATGCTACCATTACCAATAAATTCTTTTGGGAGGTTAATCAATGACTACCCTTCATGCGTTAAACATACCAGATGAGTTGTACGAACAACTGCAAGAGTTAGCTAAAGCTGAAAATAGCTCAGTTGATGCTCAAGTTATTACAATATTGCAGAACGCCTTGCAAAAGACAAAAACACAGTTAACTGAGGACGAAAGACGAAAGAATGTCCCAAAACTGCTAGAGGAAATCCGCCTTCGTCGTGAGAGTCGCCAGACTGATGTGGAATGGCCTGATAGTACTGCGTTAATCCGAGAAGACCGAGACAGATGACTATCCCTCTCAAGTGTGTTGTAGACGCGAGTGTAGCTATTAAGCAATTTATACCAGACGATCCACTTACTCCGAAAGTTAATCAACTGTTTGCTCATCTTGCCAATCCTCAAACTGCAATCTTTGTCCCAGACCTGTTTTACATTGAGTGTGGCAACATTATTTGGAAGTATGTCCGCGCCAGACTTTATGCTGTTGCTGATGTGCCAGCAGATTTAGCAACTCTTAAAAGCTTCCCTTTGCGTGTCGTCTCTACAGCTGATTTGATGGCGGATGCAGTTGCGATCGCATTAAATTATGGAATCTCCGCTTACGATAGCTCTTATGTCGCACTTTCACAGCAGGTAGGTGCTACTTTGCTGACTCTCGACGGCAAGCTGGTAAAGGCAATAGGCGCTTCGTCTTACAATGTTTGCTCGTTTAATGACTTTGAGGTTCCGCCGTTGGAGTCAATGTAGAAGCGATCGCTTTTCCTCACTATATATTCAACCCCAAAGTATTGGATGAGACTAAACATCTCGATACATTAGGGTTGGGGATGAGGTTTAGACTGTATTACACCAAAGTGAAAATCGCTTGCAATGATTAAGTTGCCCGATCAATTTTTTGCACTTCTTCATCAGATAGTTTCACATTGATAGCTTGTGCTGAGTCTTCAATGCTAGAAACCTTGCTAGCACCAGGAATTGGCAAAATAGCGGGCGACTTTGAACGCAACCACGCCAGAACGATATTATATACTGACACACCTTTTTCTTTAGCTAAGTTAGCGATCGCAGGGATATCTTGTAAATCCTGATGGCGACGCCTACCACCAAAGGGACTCCAAGGCAAAAACGTCAATCCTTGTTGTTCGCAATACTTCAACACGCCGTCATTTTCTGGTTGTCGTTGCCAAGGGCTGTATTGATTCTGCACCGAGACAATATCCACTACATCCTGTGCCCGCTTAATTTGTTCAACGGAAAAGTTAGAAACTCCAACAAATCGAATCAAACCTGCCTCGACTGCTTCTTTGACAGATGCAAGGGATTTTTCAATTGTGTACTTAGGATCGGGCGAATGGTATTGCCAAACATCAATGGGTTTAGCACCACCCAACGCCTCAAAGCTGACTCGAATTGTTTCGCGTAAATGTTCTGGATTGCCGTTGCTTGTCCAGTTACCATTGGGACGCATCAAACCGCCCTTCGTTGCCACAATTACTTGACTAATATCGCCTTTGTAACTAGTAAGTGCCTTGTGAATTAGCCGCTCGTTATGGTGCTTATCTGACTCATCTTTGCAGTACGAGTCGGCAGTGTCAATAAATGTAATACCCAGATCCAAGGCCCGATGAATAACTTGGATTGATTCCGATTCGGGAGGACGATTAGAAATTGACATGGGCATACCACCCAAACCGATCGCACTCACAAAGATACCAGTTTTTCCTAGCTGTTTGGTTTCCATGCTTCTAGCTCTAGCTTTCTGCCCCAATTATCTACCAGCTAGCCAAAGCTTGTTTAGCGATTCATCATAAATCCTCCCTAGTACTTAGACTTGGTGAGCAGTGAATGAACCATAAGCAGAATACTCTACTCACGGGTTAGGTATTAGACCTCTTGCCTGGAGTTTAGACTAACGGTAGGCGATCGTTAGCATCTATCAGTGGGCTTACTGATATAAAAGTTAACAATGGTTTTAGCTGCGAATTGTACAGACGCTATGTAGAGTGAGAGTAAGACTGTGAAGAAAAAGTGGTCAGTTATGTTGAACAGACCACTTTTTGGTCAATGCTGAGAAAAGAAAGATTTTTCAGCTTGACCATGACATTAGATCAGCTTAAACAATTCCGTTCTGGTGTGTACACCATTCTGGGTAATGGCAAAGATGCTCTGTTTGACTTAATGGACGCAGTGTTAGTTACACGCAGTGTTTATTCGTTTGTGGAACTATCGCTATCTCCAGTATTTCGACGGAGGTGGTCGAGTATTTATGAAGCTCTAGAAGACAGTAATCCACCAAGAGAAGAATTGATGCAGTTGTATATCAAACAACTTCCCCAAACAGAGCAACTGGTTTTGGCAGGAGATCACACAGCTTGGCCAAGATTGGAGGCAGTCACGCTCAAAGAACGTACTTACGAACATCAAACGCAACCAATGTCAGGGACGAAACCCGTCACATTGGGGCAAGGCTATAGTACTATAAGTATCATTCCAGAAACCAAAGGTAGTTGGGCGTTACCACTATTACATGAGCGGATCACCAGTTTTTCTAATCCGATTGAAAAAGCAGCATCCCAACTAAGACTTGTTTGCCAACATCTGCCCACACGCCCCATGACTTTATGGGATGCTGAATACGGCTGTGCCAGCTTTGTCAAACAGACAGTTGATATTGCTGCTGACAAACTCATGCGCTCACGTTCCAATCGCGTTCTTTATGGTGCGCCCCCACCTTACACTGGTATTGGTCGTCCCCGTGTTCACGGTGATAAGTTCAAGTTCAACGACCCAACAACATGGTGTAACCCCAACCAAATATTAGAGGTCAACGACCCAAAAATGGGACGGCTACGCCAACGTCTATGGTGGAATGGCACTAAGAAAAGAGAAAATCGTTGAGGCAGCAGGGGTGCAGAGGGGAATTTCTAAATACCCGAACGCAATGCCTAAAACTTCTTCTTTCTCCCCTGCTCCTCCGCTCCTCTGCACCCCTGCTGCCTCAACGATTTTCTCTTTTCTTAGTGCCATTCGACTTTACCCCATTTTTCCACTCCAGAACAATCTGAACGATGGAGTGATTTAATGCCTCTACTTACTTGGCAGTTGTGGTTAGCTCGTGATCATGCTGCTGATTGTCCTCTTCCTTGGCAACAGCCCTCTAACGAGGATCTGCCCCCAGGTCGAGTCGCCAATTCCTTCGCTGCTATTTTAGCCAGGATTGGAACACCTGCTGCTGACCCCAAACCCCGTGGAAAGTCTCCTGGTTGGCCACAAGGGCAGCCACGAAACCGTAGAATTCGTTATCCAACTGTTAAAAAAGGTACTTTGAAACAAAAAAAACAACTGTCAAAGTCGGCTTGATCCTGTAACAAATCATCTTTAAGGTTTTCATTTGATTAACCAGCGTAATGCTGGCTAATTTGTTGTTGCCTAGTATTAACTTCAATAGGTAAGCCTTTTTAGCGATCGCCACCTGTTAGTCTAGTTCACGGTGCGAAACTAAATTTCCAAAAAATAAGGATACGGATTTAAGATGTTTCCGGGAACTAAAACCTTGGTTTTTAGGCTTTATAGAATGAGCCTTCTGAGTTTCGCACCGGGAACTAGTCTAAACTCCAGTCTTGCATAAATCAAAAATAAAAACCCCACCCCACCAAAGTTACGCTTTGTCTCTCCTCCCTTTGGCAAGGCTACGGTATATACACAAGTCTCTTGACCTGCAATGGCATTGTATCGACTGACAATGGCATTGCATCGACTGACAATGGCATTGTACGACTGACAATGGCATTGTATCGACTGACAATGGCATTGTATCGACTGACAATGGCATTGCATCGACTGACAATGGCATTGCATCGACTGACAATGGCATTGCATCGACTGACAATGGCATTGCATCGACTGACAATGGCATTGCATCGACTAACCAAGATGCTCCCACTAGTTTTAAAAAGTATGGTTCTCAAAATAGATGTGGTTTATGTAGATTTTCTAATAAATTATGTATGAAGTAGTTACTAGCACTATATTGCAAAGTTGATAAAGCTGATGTAATTAACCAAAAATTCATTGAATTATGAAACCATTAGCATTAACTAGTTCCTTGTTAGCTATTGTTGGATCGGTAGTCGGTTTAACACCACCTGCAATAGCAATCAACGTAGCATACTTTGCCAAGACAACACAGGCTCTTTATTTGCCTACTATTGGAGGTGCAGAACTCAGACTAACGCAAATTTTTCTTCCTCGTGGTCAGTGGGTAATTAATTATTCAGCGTCACCTGTAAATAATACTGCCAACGACATCGTGCGATGCTATGTCCGCGCCAGAGAAACAGGTGAGATTCTTTCTATACACGCAACCACGGCTGGAGTACAACTGGGTGCATCGTTTGTATCTACAGTCAGTGGGGTTACACTCGTTAATTTAAGTGAGCCAACCACAATGGTTCTTACCTGTACCCACGATGTCACTGGTCCGACACCTTACATTGATCCTGGTGCTGAGATAGTTGCTTACTAAGAAAGCCCTTAAAGGATGTTTGTCAAGTCTAATTTATTACTAGCCCTGGCGAATATAATTCGCGGCTACACAGGCAAAACCCACCTCCGTAGGTTAGCAAGCCCTTGATTTTGTATTAGTCCACGGAGGTGGACTTCGCTTGTATAGTAGCGAATTATATTCGCTCAATACTTTAAAACCTTGTTGAGTTATAGCGACGACTCCAGAATACTGAAGTCGTTTTGCTCGTTAACACAACCTAGTCAACTACAAATACTCACTTTGTCAGTTTGTCTAATTAAGCTATGTTTGGTAAATAGAATAAGTAGCCAGCCTATATGAACGGCTGTTATTTCATACTTGACATAAAGCATTGTGAGTGCAAAACGTCTGCCAGAAACCATTGCCCATGTCAGAATTACCCGCCAATCCTGGCAACATGGCTTCCTTGAAGGTGAAGTGAATGCGGCTGAGTTTGAGTGGCATTTCCAGTGGCATTTTCGTCGGGGAGAACTTGCCGTCAAGCCTTCCCAAGGCCGCGCCTTAATCAAAGAACCCCTCGGTCGATTCTTGGAGCAACAAGATTACCAGCTAGAGCCTGGAGGAGACTATGCTTTTACTATTCGGGCGGAACTTTAAAAGTTAGGAGTTAGGAGTTAGGAGTTGGAAGTTGGAAGTTAGAAGTTAGGAGTTAGGAGTTAAAAATTTGGAGTTGTGAAGATATTAATTCCTAACCCCTCACTCATAACTCATAACTCATAACTCCTGACTGCTGAGTGCTGATTCAGTGAGGCGATTTAAGTATCTTTCGATTAAGAGGATGGCAACAATGTCATCTATCGGTCTTGGTGGCTGTCGTAGACCCTGTGGCAATAGCTTTATTAGCCCTTTGGGTGGGAACATTTGCCAATAGCGATCGCGTGCTTCTAAGGTTGTGTAGCGCTCATCCACTAAAATAATACTCAACGGTTCTGTCAATTCCTGATATAATCGCTGTCTCCACTGCTTGGCTGTAGTTTGGTCGCCCATGACCATCAAAGAGATCGGAAACTTTTGACGCAGTGTCTCAATGGTAGCGATCGCCTCTTTTGCTAAGACGA
It includes:
- a CDS encoding type II toxin-antitoxin system VapC family toxin, with amino-acid sequence MTIPLKCVVDASVAIKQFIPDDPLTPKVNQLFAHLANPQTAIFVPDLFYIECGNIIWKYVRARLYAVADVPADLATLKSFPLRVVSTADLMADAVAIALNYGISAYDSSYVALSQQVGATLLTLDGKLVKAIGASSYNVCSFNDFEVPPLESM
- a CDS encoding aldo/keto reductase — protein: METKQLGKTGIFVSAIGLGGMPMSISNRPPESESIQVIHRALDLGITFIDTADSYCKDESDKHHNERLIHKALTSYKGDISQVIVATKGGLMRPNGNWTSNGNPEHLRETIRVSFEALGGAKPIDVWQYHSPDPKYTIEKSLASVKEAVEAGLIRFVGVSNFSVEQIKRAQDVVDIVSVQNQYSPWQRQPENDGVLKYCEQQGLTFLPWSPFGGRRRHQDLQDIPAIANLAKEKGVSVYNIVLAWLRSKSPAILPIPGASKVSSIEDSAQAINVKLSDEEVQKIDRAT
- a CDS encoding transposase, whose translation is MVSYVEQTTFWSMLRKERFFSLTMTLDQLKQFRSGVYTILGNGKDALFDLMDAVLVTRSVYSFVELSLSPVFRRRWSSIYEALEDSNPPREELMQLYIKQLPQTEQLVLAGDHTAWPRLEAVTLKERTYEHQTQPMSGTKPVTLGQGYSTISIIPETKGSWALPLLHERITSFSNPIEKAASQLRLVCQHLPTRPMTLWDAEYGCASFVKQTVDIAADKLMRSRSNRVLYGAPPPYTGIGRPRVHGDKFKFNDPTTWCNPNQILEVNDPKMGRLRQRLWWNGTKKRENR
- a CDS encoding DUF3146 family protein, whose product is MSAKRLPETIAHVRITRQSWQHGFLEGEVNAAEFEWHFQWHFRRGELAVKPSQGRALIKEPLGRFLEQQDYQLEPGGDYAFTIRAEL
- a CDS encoding RuvC family protein, with product MAFREFSPTQPVILGFDPGRDKCGLAVMGLDRQLYYHQVVLAKEAIATIETLRQKFPISLMVMGDQTTAKQWRQRLYQELTEPLSIILVDERYTTLEARDRYWQMFPPKGLIKLLPQGLRQPPRPIDDIVAILLIERYLNRLTESALSSQEL